TTCaaatgaccacgcagttcaaatttgaattattcaagaaattcaatataatgaaataaattatcgaaatatagcaaacacttcgataAAAGAACCTAAATTATATAGCTTGTTCAGGAGAATATAGGAAGGCTATAGAAAAAATTTTAGAGAAATTAAAGAAAATTTTTttgtatattttgccgagtgtctggcagcggcactcggcaaaatgcctctttgccgagtgtcttggaccagacactcggcaaagagtcacGGCGTCAACTACCGTTACGTCCTGACAAccgtttgccgagtgtctgacaaccgtttgccgagtgtaatcctttgccgagcgcaCGGCTCTCGGCAAAAATattttttgccgagtgtttttctttgccgagtgcccggcgctcggcaaaggtaAGGTTCACCGTGTGtttgtctttgccgagtgcggcactcggcaaacagtatctttgccgagtgcccgattttttgcgctcggcaaagtcattggcactcggcaaactgCTGGTTTCCGGTAGTGCACCTGCATGCAGATAGCCACTATCCAATGCATGCAGTTAACTAGTTGATCCTCTTTTCACGCCATGCTTGTGTGCTCCACTGAATTAGCTCGGCCACAACGTCCAACCAATGAGCACCTGCAGATTTTCTGCATGCAATCACTAGCACGAGCATGGTCTTCTCTGATCAAACTAACTCATACACATGCACCTACGGATACACACGCACATGACACACCAACTTAGACATAGCTTGACACAAACAACAAGATTAAGTCCAACAGAATCATCTCCGACCGAAAGTCAGCCAGCAACTTCCACACCGTCTCCTCTTCGTTGATCATCTCCACCAGCTGCTTTCCAAGCTTCACACCATCATTGAGCACCTCATGCTTGGAGTTTTCACTCAGATGGTCCATCAGCTGCTGGTACTCATCATCCTCCGGCGTCAGTACTGACCCTGCTGCAGGGAGCTCGGCGAGGGCACACTCTGCTTCCATCTTAACTGCCTCGTATAAGCTCTTGATCCACTCCTTGTTGTCGGGAAGCAGATCCGGACACCAGGACATCAGGTATGCGCAGTACCGTTACAGGTGAGTCGCAGCAATCTTATGATTAGAAATGGAATTTTGCGAAGAAGTTTGTTCCTGATTAGTTTGGTACGGGTGTTTCACTTCAAGGATGCATGTGGCAATGTGCCATATAAGCATGGTCTCAGATGTACCTTTGTTACCATTGCAAGCCCAGTGGAAGCTCTGTCCAAGTTCGCTTCCTCTGCGCCATTGCTCAAGCAGCGTCAATTGATGAGGCCTCGTACTGCTTCGATGATGCCAACCTTCACGGCCGCTGGCACCTTGACCTTCCACTTTTGATCTGGCAAACAGAGGAGACGCCTAGCAAGAACCGGTGGGGTTTTTCTTGGGTGAAGCACTAGTACTGAGCACTGACCCATTCCTTCATCCCAGTGCTTCATCAGCTTCCATCTGCATCGTAACAAAAGACGACTGACCCATTTCTGCATGCAAAACGAATGCTGTGAAGAGGCGCGGTTCACATAGCGGCAGATAAGGGCAACTTTTGTCCAGTTAGAGCAGATGTAGGAAGCCATGTCCCTGACCTCAGCTATCACAACTGACACAAGAAGAAAAAGCAGTGGCACATAATCATAGTAATGTCTTCCGGAATTATAGCTCGTAGATTCGGCTGCCAATGATTGTTCTATGCACCATACGCGACAGCGAACTTGAGTTTCAGACCCCGCACTGTAATATATGATATCGGATATGGCTATCAAAGCGATAAAGATGCAATAGCATATGCTGAGGAGCGAGGTAAAGATACTTAAGATTGGCAGGCAACGCTTCGAGTAGGAGATGGGAAGGGATGAGTAATAATAATCATGAAGAAATGAAAGCTCATCTGCAATCACCCTGAACACCCTGCTGCCATCATGTTCATCATCCTTCTAGAGCAACAAGCTCCGGAAAAAGGTAAGGGTTCCCATGGAGCCAGCATTAGTGAGATTGTATCTGGCAAATCGACACCGCAGCAACTTGAACAAGGCAAAGGTCAGGCATCAATCTTTTTGTTGTGGTGTTGAAATCGGAAGCAGGCTATCCATCTGCCATACTCTGTCAAGGGTCACCGCGGCAATACTCCCAGAATCATCCTTGAATTCATACCCGCGAGGCTGCACCTTCACTTGGTTTTCCTCTTCTCCCATGACCAACAGTTttggaggaggtggaggtgaTGTGCCCTCACTTACAGGCGGTACACCGTTTTGATTGGTTCCTGTGCTCGTAGCTGCCGCATGTAACCAATGATAAGTCCAGGATTGCGTCCGAGTGCAAAGGAACACCGCGCCTTTTCAAATGCATAAAATTTTAGCGCTAATTTGGCAGAAACTACAGCAATTGGTGCGACCAAGAACACTAAAATAACGAGCAGTATTGAGACCCTCATGAGGCTGGCACCAAGGTAAAGTGTCCAGGCCCCCTGAAACAAGCACCTCGAAAGGGGGACCTTTGCTTGGACCTTCTCTATCATCAGTAGAGACTACTGTGCTGGTATTGATCATGATGATCTGAACAAAGAACGCCCACAGGACGAGAATGACCTGATTTCCTATATGGCACCTTGCAACTACCGCCGACAGGAGCTCGAGATCCTCTTCCATCTCATAGTTAATGGCAAAGTCAGAGTATCTGCTGCGAACTGTGGAGACGACAGAGGAGAGGATGGGCAAGAACAGTGTGGTGGCTCCGAGGAAGACAAAGCGGGTGATGGGGTGGTGGCGATGCCGCTGGCGATAGGCGCCGATTCCAACAATGACTCCGGCCAGGACAGCAGCTCCAGCGAGTAGCAGCGCGTTAACTCGCCATAGATGCATCGTCTTCTGGAAGATTGCCTCAGGGTTGCCATGGGCGCAGACTATCTGCGAGGAGCATCTCTTGAGCGCGGCGCCAGAGCAGTTGGTTGCCATAAAATTGCCTCCAGCCATGGTCGTCAGCAGCTGACTGCCAAATTAAATTTAGTTCTTAGGATAAAATTAAAAACGCCCAAGGAATGAATCATGCCGTATCGGAAATCAAGTTTAAGCAAGCACGCTGGGAAATTTAGTGACATACCTGAAGGTACCTAGAGATCCAGCTGCTCGGTGATGACTGATGAGTGATCACTGCACGCTGGGAATAATGTTCCCGCGTGCATGAGGAGCGCGTTTATTTGTTCTTTCGACAAAGTGTGCTTTTGACAAAGTGTGCTTTTCGACTGCATATTTTTCTTagagcatctctagcagtagcgACGGCTCTGAGGGGGGGCGCGCGGGGCAGTCGCCCCGGGCCCCCGGAACGATGGGCCCCACCCGGAATTGATGCAGAGTTGCAGACATGCACGCCCCCGGAACTGCAGGTCTTCCTTTACTGCGTTGCTTTTGCTTCCTTGGGAACACCAACCGCCAGAGTAAATCACAGGAACAAAACGATCACAGAAACAAAACGGAAGCCGGAACTCGGAAGGACTCGGAAAactcgcgccgcgccgccgccgccgccgcctgtcaCGTTTGCTCGCCAAAATCTGCACGGCACATCGCTTCGCTTGCCTCTGTGGCTCTGTCTCCGCCTCCGCtcatcgcggccgccgccgcttgctgtCAATCCGTCACCCACGCCGGCCACGCGCGGCGCAAGTGCGAGTGCGACACTGCATCAACAGTGCAGTAGCAGATCGCTGAGACGCTGATTCGCTGTAGGGCAACCATCCGCGGTATAATTTTTTCTCTATGCTTTAGATGATTATTGATTACTAATTAGACTATTGTTTAGATATTTAAATGAATTGTTTGGGAATTTTACAGCAAGCCATTTGTAATTCATCGGTTTAATATTATCTCGTTATCGCTTTGCTCATTGGTGAACATTGGCTCATCAGTGCGACATAATCGGTAATAATTTTTTAAGTTTATTCAATATTGTTGTAACTAAGCGATAGCTTCAATTCATACTTTTGTTTTTTAATTTCAGCATATAGCCATGTCATCTAGAAGGTATCCATCCGGTTCTGAgaaaaggaagaggaagaaaCGAGCAGATGAGTTCATAGAAACACAGAGAGGAGCCATGGACAAATTTTTTTCTAGTAATTCAAGAACTTCAAGGAATCAAAATGAGATGGCTATAGTTGCTATGGAGGAGCAACCTGATAATAACCCAGAAGATCAGGGCTTTACACCAGAAGAAAATATTAACACCAATAGGAATGATAACAATGTGAGTGATCATCAGCCTATGGTTAATTCACCTCCTACAGAAAATGTTAGTGTTGATGAACAACCTGTTTTTACTGAGGATATTTATGATCCAAGAAATTAGGATAATCTTGATAACAAGTCAAGGGACATATTAGTAGAGAAGGGACCCATCAGAGATGAAAATATTGAATTTCCTTTGGATACCAATGGCAGACATTTTTCATATACTCATTACTCTAGAAAGATGAGCAATGGAGAAGTTTATGATAGAAAGTGGTTGGTATATTCAAAAAATGTTGATCGAGTGTTTTGTTTTTCATGCAAGCTTTtcaatacagaaaactgcaagagTTCATTGGGTCATGAGGGGTTCAAAGATTGGAAGCATATTAATGAGAGGTTGAAAGAACATGAGGCTAGTATACAACATATTACAAGCATGAACTCTTGGAATGAACTGAGGGTGAGGCTCGGTAAGCATGAAACAATTGACAAAAATATTCAGCAGCAAATCACCAAGGAGAAAGAGCGTATTAGGCAAGTTTTACAAAGAATAATTGCTGTTGTGAAATTTCTTGGTAAGCGGAATTTAGCTTTCAGAGGATCAAGTGAGCAACTTTACAATGATCAAAATGGTAATTTCTTAGCTTGTGTTGAGATGATTGCTGAATTTGATTTGGTTATGCAAGATCACCTCAGACGTATTCAAAACAATGAGATTCATTATCACTATCTTAGTCATAAAATTCAGAATGAGTTGATTTCTCTTTTGGCTTCTGACATCACTAAATCTATCATAAACACTGTTAAAGAGGCCAAATATTTTTCAGTTATCCTTTATTGTACCCCTGATGTCAGTCATCAAGAACAAATGAGTTTATTGATCCGATGTGTTAATATGTCTACTGGTAAAGTTGAGGAGTATTTTTTGGGTTTCATGAAGGTAGATGATACATCTGGTGAGGGACTTTTTAATTCATTACTTGATTCCATTAAGTCCTTTGGCCTAAATATTGAAGATGTTAGGGGTCAAGGTTATGATAATGGATCTAACATGAAAGGAAAGCACAAGGGCGTGCGAAGACGACTGCTTGATATAAATCCAAGAGCTTTGTTTATGCCATGTGCTTGTCATAGTCTTAATCTTACACTTTGTGACATGGCTAAATCTTGTGGAAAAGCTATTTCATTTTTTGGAATTGTGCAACGAATATATACATTGTTCTCTAGTTCTACTAAAAGATGGGATGTTTTGAAATATCATGTTGAAAGTTTAACTGTGAAGTCATGGTGCAATACTCGTTGGGAGAGTCGGATCAAAAGTGTCAAAGCAATAAGATTTCAAGCTCCTCAGATAAGGTCAGCTTTGCTTCAGTTGAGTACCGATAAGGATACCGAATCAAAGGATAGGAGTGATGCAAAAAATTTATTTGATCTTCTTGGTACCTTTGATTTTATACTTGGTATGGTTATTTGGTATGATATTTTATTTACAGTAAACAAAGTGAGCAAGCAGTTGCAATCCCCATCCATATGCATTGATGCTACATTAATGAGAATAGAAGATACAATAAGTTACTTTCAGAACTATAGAAATAATGGATTTGCTTCTAGTTTGATCATTGCCAAAGAGATTGCATCTGAATTGGGTGTAGAGCCATCATTATCAGTGAAACGTCATGCTAAGAGGAAGAAACAATATGATGAAACTGATTGTGAGGAAGCAAATCTTGAAGCTGAAAAAGCTTTTGAAGTTAATTATTTTTTGGCCATGGTTGATATTGCAATTAGTTCATTAAAAAGTAGATTTGAAGAACTCCAATCATTCAAAGACATATTTGGATTTTTGATGCACTCCATAACCTTGAAGTCATTGGATACTATTGAACTAAGAGAATGTTGCACCAAATTTGCAAACACTTTCTCTTTTGATGGCTCATCAGATGTTGATCTAAATGATCTAATTTCAGAGCTTAGTGTTTTGCAGTTGACTTTATCAGATAAACCAATGTCTGCCATGGATATTTTTGAGTATGTTAGAGAAGTGGATTCTTATCCTAATACTTCTATTGCTTATCGACTTTTATTTACTGTGCCCGTGACTGTTGCGTCAGCTGAAAGAAGTTTTTCAAAGTTGAAGTTGCTGAAGAATTATTTGAGGTCCAAAATGTCTCAAGAAAGACTAAATGGTTTGGCTATTTTATGCATCGAGAAAATATTATTGGATCAAATTGATACTGATGCTATCATCAATGACTTCGCTTCGAGACATGTTAGAAGGCAATTTTAAGGTAATCACatatttatattttttcttaTGATGAATAATTTTTTGATATATTTTTAAATGTTTATTAGCAACatgtattatatatatatattattataaTAAAGACCTCTATATTAAATCTTGCCCCGGGCCCCTAATTTGTGAGGACCGTCGCTGCTAGCAGTCTCTTTTTTTCTAATAAACTATCAGTATTGAGTATTGAGAAAAGATATACTCCAGCCGTTCCCTAGTAACTCTCCTTTTCCCAATAATTATTAGTTTGTCCCAATATTTCACCCTCAACTCTCCTcaaataaaggtagaattttaGCTCTCCCAATATATTTGTATTGGGATGAGATTATTGGGAACTATAAAAACATCTTCCCTAATTAACCATGAAAGTGGTATTGAGATATCTCGATAATACGTCATTAGAAGACTGTTGGAGATGCTCTACAAGCTTTTGCTTTAATGATGTATGATTGCTGGACTAGTTACGTTATATCCTCCGGGTAATCATTCGTATAGAGATGACATGGGCCATGGATGTGAAAGAAAATAGGATATACTACACCAGCTATAACAGTTACAAGTCTACCTTGTTCAACTCGGAAACATCCAATTAAGGGGTACTACTCACTCATCCCAAACGCCTTACCACCACCGGTTCAAACTGAACCGGTGGTGATACTATATCACTATTGGTTTCCGTTGAAACCGGCGGTAATAGTAGGTATCACTACCGGTTCGTATTACAAGCCGGGGGTGATACCCATCATATTTTTTTCCCTCCATCTCCCTGGCTCCCAtctccttctctctcccctGCAACACCcagccctcccctccctctaCCCCGCCATCTCACCTCCCTCCGCCCCGGCGGCGATACGCTCCCCCATCACAGCCGACTTAAATCCAACGGCACCTAGGTCGGCGGTGGTGCTCATTTTGAACCGCGGTGATGGGGTCGCTGGAGTAGTGGGGTTATGGATCATTACCACTAGACATGCAGAGTAACAGAAGAGTATATATGTGTCGATGTAGAGGAAGCAGTCGATCACTTTATACTTGTCATAGCAGCAACCTCATGTCACCGCAGTTGATCAGCATGGCAGTAGCACCTCCATGGAGTACGCATGTACGCAGATGGAATGTCTTGCGCTAGTATGTTAGCATCGCACCCCGCTAGAGGTTGGGGGTGAGGTTGGGTGGAGGTGGCGGCTATGGTCTCTCACGTGGTGGAATGACTCACCTCGTAGTCCCGCCCTATAAATTTATAGAGCATACTAATTTAGTCTAATTCCATATGGGTCTGTATCCTTGGACCTCGAATCCATTGTTTATGATTGCTGTTTGGGCACGTCACCAATAAGATGAACATATGATTAACGTGCCATCATATATATGCATAGCCCATCAAATCGTGCACCATTACAAGCCAGTAATGTTAAGAGAGATAAGTGTCTCACAAATCCATAGATAGATGCATGGCCCGCAGCTAACCATGTATCATATAAGTATGTTCTACCACAGTACTCATACGGATACTTTCTTTTTTGTTGTGTAGGATAATTATGATATGGCATACAAGCTTGACCCTGTTCAGTGATCTACTTTATTTTTGCAATTGAAGTCAGTCAATGGGTCAAGTCGACGCAAGTGGAAACAAGCGCATGCATATATATGCCGATGCTCCTCGAGATGCATGCATGCCTGTCACACCTGCTGGGAGGCCCCATATCTGTCTACGTCTGAGCCGTCGCGTCTGTTCGAGTCGACCCTGGACCCTCATGTCTCCGCCCATTTGTGCTCCGTCGTCTCGCCGGAAAGATTGAGGACGGTCCTGACCATTGCTGgagctgcagctgcagctggTAGGGCACGCACACATCACATCGTCCTAGGCTCCTAGCAAGCTGATCCACTATGCGCATGAGGACAGGCCGGGTGTCTATGTACATAATAGTAGGCACATTTGAGAGACCGAGGGCATGCACAACGCACAGACGGCTACCGTCCTTTTTGCGCCACGCAAGAAAGCCCGTCCGACGTGTACCGTAATTAATGATGAAAGAGAAGGGAGCCGGTGTCTTAAGAAACGACGGCCATGGCCCGTGCTCCGAGAAAAAATCAGCGAGTCTGTGGGCGTTCGCTGCTGCGTGCATTTTGGCAAGGATCCAAAATTTATGTGTCcattaataaaataaataatctGTAGACAACCTGACACCGTTGTATGAGTTGTCGTTCTGCTGTCTCTACCTGACATGGCATTTGTTTACAGACGGCAACTATCTAAACTGTTGTACATGCCCTGAAAAAGACACCTTGGCTTGCTTGATTACATGGCTATTTAATTTCTAGGTAAAAAACGCTTACAACAGCTCAGGTGAGTGTGGAGCTCTCTTCCCTAGCTTGTCGCACAACGATAGGAACATGCATGCACCTATACATCAGGTCAACACTCATTTGTGACTAGAGAGGGAGGGTTAGCAGAATGCATTGCAATTATGTGCTAGCTCTGTCAAAGCACAAAAGTACGTAGCAAGTTCAAAGAATCTACTCCCCTTCACTCCACTATGTTTGTACATGGTTTCAAGAGAAGAAGTTTCACAATGTTTGCCCATTATGGATAATGTATAAGAGTACAGCTATTCTGATGTTCTTATTTGCTGGAAGCGCGGTAGACTCATGCGATGCATGGGGTCGAACAGCACGGCCGGGGATGGACAATCACCACGTGAACTTTTACCTGGCCCCTGGCGTAGTCACAGGCTCAGAACGTGAGCCGTGCCTGCGGCCCTGCGTGCGCGCTCAGCACCATAGATGACGGCAAAGGACACTACCGAGTTGACGAGGACTAGAGTAGTTGTTGTCTTGCCAAAGAAGAGAGAGGATGTACCCGGTGTGTGAGATCTTTTATGTTGCACAGTACTATCACTTAGTGGTATATAGTGTAGACGTATGTTGTTGCCAATCTCAAGAGTTGTCCTTCACAAGTCGAATGTGACCAAACACTACGGGAAACGgtgactttgccgagtgtaaaaaacactcggcaaaactcaaaaaacactcggcaaaggctttgccgagtgttgcactcggcaaagggcacaCGGAAGAGAGATTGTCGGCAAAgggttctttgccgagtgcatttcgtcgggcactcggcaaagtctttgccgagtgcaaagcGCCGCGCTCGGCAAAGTTTAAGCGCCATGACGGAACAGGGATATGACGGctggtttgccgagtgccgagcgtttgacactcggcaaaggatgtcactttgccgagtgtcagatgcacagctctcggcaaaggatgtcactttgccgagtgtcagatccgcgacactcggcaaaggaggtcactttgccgagtgtcagactcacggcactcggcaaaggaggtcactttgccgagtgtcagactcacggcactcggcaaagcgacctcctttgccgagtgtctgatgtgagcactcggcaaagattattCACTCGTTGCCGAGTGTTTACACGCGGCAAAGATTCTtcactctttgccgagtgtttacactcggcaaagattcttcAGATTTCCCATTTTAATCTGTTTTTTCGATTTCATCcacacatatacatatatatcagAAAACATTATATCATCACAAAGAACACCAATATCACATCTATATCACAAATATCACATATATACTACAAACACAATTGATTCACATACATATCCCAAAGTTCACACACGTACTATTATTACAGATCATAAATATAGTCCACAGATGTCCAAAAACATAAAAAGTCTATCGAAACAGGATAAGTGGTAAGAATCATGATCAAGACCTCCAATCCGGCGACCTCCATACCGGCGTAGTTGGAGAAACATGAGGGTCATTTGAGGCCGCCGATTGATTCTGCAAAGAGGAGAAGCGATCACATGTATGAGACAAAATAAGTAAAGGTCAGACATGGCtaaaacttatccatactcACAGGAGTAGAAAACTCCGCAGGAGGTCGAGGTGGTGTAGCGAACAACGAAGGTGGTGGAGCTACACCCATTGCGGCACCAAGAGTCTGCATGTAGGCAAACATATCCCTCATCCTATGCTCGTTCTCCAGAcgtagcctcctctcttcttctaatTCGGCCTACAAAATTTTCACTCCAATGTTATGATAATACAAAGAAATGGTATACAATAATCAGTGAACGATGAATAAGAAATGACCTGGAGTGCCTGTATGCGGTACTGTGAAGTGTCTTGCCGAGGTCGTATGCCTGGgctcgcactcgtgctccttgctctaatctgagatagagtaggagtagaggacgagtcgattgcgcTGTCGGCAATCCAATACCGCCCATGATTCTTACCTCCTCCAACCCTCATGACGACTTCTCCGTCAAGGTCCTCGGTGGCCGGATCAAACTCTGgaccatggacctcccttgccatTGTTGTGTACGCATTGAGGCGTGTATGGACCATGgggttgctgtatgcctcgggcccgtcctccgaATTGTAGTTGACGTCAGACGTCGCCTTGCCCTTATGGGACATAGCATATGCCTTCAAGAGGCCGCAAGGCTGAccaccatgtgacgacgacTGCAACAAAACAAGCAAGACGATTAAaaatcatgcataattgagtgttacATTAAACAAATTCattcgcgtacccatgcttctgcgtatccgctgaggctgcgactgccttgatggtgtgttGCACCTGGCATCAACAAACGTCGCTCCCGACAAGCGTTGTGTGACTCCTCCCACTCGTCGGAGCACCACTTCTGCACCATCTGTCGCCAGCACTCTTGATGCCCGAGGCACCAATAAGGAGTCGTCTACAGGGCATCAAGTATTTGAAATATTCgaagatgaaattaagcctGCTTAATGTAAACCAGAATGCATATTAATTTTCTTTATTTACCTGCAAAtactgctcctcagtcaaaGACATGGTTCTTGCTTCCGTTTTGGTGACCCTCTGCCCAAGAACGTTGCCGTGAAAACTAATAATGGCCTGGATACGCGCCTCATAGTGCATATCCACGACTCGCTTCTTACATACTTTGGTGGCCACCACATCAGCTTTGTCCTCAAATCCATGCTCacatctgaagaaatcctgcatgGAAACATGGAAACACGATGTATACCATTCATTTTTTTAAGAATGTGAAATGAATGCAATGTATTTAGCACTTACCCACAGCTCTTGTTTCACCCGCTCCGCCTTGTTGTTGAATACCCTGCCATCCCGATCTTCAGCatcaggggcggcggcgtagtGGTCGAACGTATAGGCCGGCTCCGTCACTCCACCGTACTCAACCAGGCCAGGGAAGTGT
Above is a genomic segment from Panicum hallii strain FIL2 chromosome 8, PHallii_v3.1, whole genome shotgun sequence containing:
- the LOC112903669 gene encoding uncharacterized protein LOC112903669; translation: MSLTEEQYLQTTPYWCLGHQECWRQMVQKWCSDEWEESHNACRERRLLMPGATHHQGSRSLSGYAEAWSSSHGGQPCGLLKAYAMSHKGKATSDVNYNSEDGPEGGPWSRV